A region of Esox lucius isolate fEsoLuc1 chromosome 3, fEsoLuc1.pri, whole genome shotgun sequence DNA encodes the following proteins:
- the LOC105007400 gene encoding high affinity cAMP-specific 3',5'-cyclic phosphodiesterase 7A isoform X4, translating into MEVCYQLPVLPLDRPVPKHVLSRRGAISFSSSSSLFGGPAPRQLSKRRGAISYDSEDQTALYIRMLDVRVRSQLGFEQERRGSHPYLYVDFRILHSRPESAGPVSARNVRRLLSFQRYLNSSQFLRGIPASDPLSYILDDDYTGQAKLMLEKVGNWNFDIFLFDRLTNGNSLVNLTFHLFNSYGLIELFQLDMVKLRRFLVMIQEDYRSQNPYHNAVHAADVTQAMYCYLQEPKLAQTLTSCDLLLGLLAAATHDLDHPGVNQPFLIKTDHYLAALYKNSSVLENHHWKSAVGLLRESALLSHLPTEDRLSLEERLGSLILATDISRQNDYLSEFRSHLDKEDLCLTNGGHRHFILQMALKCADICNPCRPWKLCQQWSEKVTEEFFHQGDIERKHNLEVTPLCDRQSNSIANIQIGFMSYVVEPLFLEWSRFSDTRLSQTMLGHLSLNKQGWKEGRDKPDATNSRASEEQRTSVAKDSNSRVLPQGSKGS; encoded by the exons ATGGAAGTATGTTATCAGTTACCGGTTTTGCCTCTAGACAGGCCGGTTCCTAAACATGTTCTCAGCCGTAGAGGAGCCATTAGCTTCAGTTCCAGTTCGTCTCTTTTTGGTGGACCTGCCCCAAGACAGCTGTCCAAG AGACGAGGCGCAATCTCCTATGACAGCGAGGATCAGACAGCACTCTACATTCGCATGCTTG ATGTGAGAGTCAGAAGTCAGTTGGGCTTTGAACAAGAGCGAAGAGGGTCCCATCCGTATTTGTATGTCGATTTTCGTATTTTGCACT CCCGACCTGAGTCTGCAGGACCTGTGTCTGCCAGGAATGTCCGCAGGCTGCTGAGCTTTCAGAGGTACCTCAATTCGTCACAGTTCCTCCGTGGCATCCCTGCCTCTGACCCACTAAGTTACATCCTTGATGATGACTACACTGGTCAAGCCAAG TTAATGCTCGAGAAGGTTGGAAACTGGAACtttgacattttcctttttgaCAGACTTACAAATG GGAACAGCCTTGTCAATCTGACATTTCACTTATTCAACAGTTACGGGTTAATTGAGCTCTTCCAGCTGGACATGGTTAAACTTCGACGATTTTTAG TCATGATTCAGGAGGACTATCGCAGCCAGAACCCGTACCATAATGCGGTCCACGCTGCGGACGTGACTCAAGCCATGTATTGTTACCTGCAGGAGCCCAAG CTTGCTCAGACGCTGACCTCTTGTGATCTACTGCTTGGTCTCTTGGCTGCTGCCACCCATGATCTAGACCATCCGGGTGTCAACCAGCCTTTCCTCATCAAAACAGACCATTACCTAGCAGCACTGTACAAG AATAGTTCTGTTTTGGAGAATCACCACTGGAAGTCAGCTGTGGGCCTGCTCCGAGAATCAGCCCTGCTGTCCCACCTCCCCACTGAGGACAG ATTAAGCTTGGAGGAGAGGCTTGGATCATTGATTTTGGCCACAGACATCAGCAGGCAGAATGACTACCTGTCAGAGTTCAGGTCACACTTAGACAAGGAAGATCTATGCCTCACTAATGGAGGACATCGACACTTTATCCTTCAG ATGGCTCTGAAGTGTGCAGACATCTGCAACCCCTGCCGACCATGGAAACTCTGCCAGCAGTGGAGTGAAAAAGTTACAGAAGAGTTCTTCCACCAAG GTGACATAGAAAGGAAACACAATCTTGAAGTTACCCCACTCTGTGACCGGCAGTCCAACTCTATAGCCAATATACAGATTG GTTTCATGTCATATGTGGTGGAGCCTCTGTTTTTGGAGTGGTCACGATTCTCTGACACCCGATTGTCCCAGACCATGTTGGGCCATCTGAGCCTGAACAAGCAGGGCTGGAAGGAGGGCAGGGACAAACCGGACGCTACGAATAGTAGGGCCTCAGAGGAACAGAGAACTTCTGTCGCCAAGGACTCAAACTCCAGAGTATTACCTCAGGGAAGCAAAGGGTCATGA
- the LOC105007400 gene encoding high affinity cAMP-specific 3',5'-cyclic phosphodiesterase 7A isoform X3, which yields MEVCYQLPVLPLDRPVPKHVLSRRGAISFSSSSSLFGGPAPRQLSKRRGAISYDSEDQTALYIRMLGDVRVRSQLGFEQERRGSHPYLYVDFRILHSRPESAGPVSARNVRRLLSFQRYLNSSQFLRGIPASDPLSYILDDDYTGQAKLMLEKVGNWNFDIFLFDRLTNGNSLVNLTFHLFNSYGLIELFQLDMVKLRRFLVMIQEDYRSQNPYHNAVHAADVTQAMYCYLQEPKLAQTLTSCDLLLGLLAAATHDLDHPGVNQPFLIKTDHYLAALYKNSSVLENHHWKSAVGLLRESALLSHLPTEDRLSLEERLGSLILATDISRQNDYLSEFRSHLDKEDLCLTNGGHRHFILQMALKCADICNPCRPWKLCQQWSEKVTEEFFHQGDIERKHNLEVTPLCDRQSNSIANIQIGFMSYVVEPLFLEWSRFSDTRLSQTMLGHLSLNKQGWKEGRDKPDATNSRASEEQRTSVAKDSNSRVLPQGSKGS from the exons ATGGAAGTATGTTATCAGTTACCGGTTTTGCCTCTAGACAGGCCGGTTCCTAAACATGTTCTCAGCCGTAGAGGAGCCATTAGCTTCAGTTCCAGTTCGTCTCTTTTTGGTGGACCTGCCCCAAGACAGCTGTCCAAG AGACGAGGCGCAATCTCCTATGACAGCGAGGATCAGACAGCACTCTACATTCGCATGCTTG GAGATGTGAGAGTCAGAAGTCAGTTGGGCTTTGAACAAGAGCGAAGAGGGTCCCATCCGTATTTGTATGTCGATTTTCGTATTTTGCACT CCCGACCTGAGTCTGCAGGACCTGTGTCTGCCAGGAATGTCCGCAGGCTGCTGAGCTTTCAGAGGTACCTCAATTCGTCACAGTTCCTCCGTGGCATCCCTGCCTCTGACCCACTAAGTTACATCCTTGATGATGACTACACTGGTCAAGCCAAG TTAATGCTCGAGAAGGTTGGAAACTGGAACtttgacattttcctttttgaCAGACTTACAAATG GGAACAGCCTTGTCAATCTGACATTTCACTTATTCAACAGTTACGGGTTAATTGAGCTCTTCCAGCTGGACATGGTTAAACTTCGACGATTTTTAG TCATGATTCAGGAGGACTATCGCAGCCAGAACCCGTACCATAATGCGGTCCACGCTGCGGACGTGACTCAAGCCATGTATTGTTACCTGCAGGAGCCCAAG CTTGCTCAGACGCTGACCTCTTGTGATCTACTGCTTGGTCTCTTGGCTGCTGCCACCCATGATCTAGACCATCCGGGTGTCAACCAGCCTTTCCTCATCAAAACAGACCATTACCTAGCAGCACTGTACAAG AATAGTTCTGTTTTGGAGAATCACCACTGGAAGTCAGCTGTGGGCCTGCTCCGAGAATCAGCCCTGCTGTCCCACCTCCCCACTGAGGACAG ATTAAGCTTGGAGGAGAGGCTTGGATCATTGATTTTGGCCACAGACATCAGCAGGCAGAATGACTACCTGTCAGAGTTCAGGTCACACTTAGACAAGGAAGATCTATGCCTCACTAATGGAGGACATCGACACTTTATCCTTCAG ATGGCTCTGAAGTGTGCAGACATCTGCAACCCCTGCCGACCATGGAAACTCTGCCAGCAGTGGAGTGAAAAAGTTACAGAAGAGTTCTTCCACCAAG GTGACATAGAAAGGAAACACAATCTTGAAGTTACCCCACTCTGTGACCGGCAGTCCAACTCTATAGCCAATATACAGATTG GTTTCATGTCATATGTGGTGGAGCCTCTGTTTTTGGAGTGGTCACGATTCTCTGACACCCGATTGTCCCAGACCATGTTGGGCCATCTGAGCCTGAACAAGCAGGGCTGGAAGGAGGGCAGGGACAAACCGGACGCTACGAATAGTAGGGCCTCAGAGGAACAGAGAACTTCTGTCGCCAAGGACTCAAACTCCAGAGTATTACCTCAGGGAAGCAAAGGGTCATGA
- the LOC105007400 gene encoding high affinity cAMP-specific 3',5'-cyclic phosphodiesterase 7A isoform X2 — protein sequence MEVCYQLPVLPLDRPVPKHVLSRRGAISFSSSSSLFGGPAPRQLSKRRGAISYDSEDQTALYIRMLGTYDVRVRSQLGFEQERRGSHPYLYVDFRILHSRPESAGPVSARNVRRLLSFQRYLNSSQFLRGIPASDPLSYILDDDYTGQAKLMLEKVGNWNFDIFLFDRLTNGNSLVNLTFHLFNSYGLIELFQLDMVKLRRFLVMIQEDYRSQNPYHNAVHAADVTQAMYCYLQEPKLAQTLTSCDLLLGLLAAATHDLDHPGVNQPFLIKTDHYLAALYKNSSVLENHHWKSAVGLLRESALLSHLPTEDRLSLEERLGSLILATDISRQNDYLSEFRSHLDKEDLCLTNGGHRHFILQMALKCADICNPCRPWKLCQQWSEKVTEEFFHQGDIERKHNLEVTPLCDRQSNSIANIQIGFMSYVVEPLFLEWSRFSDTRLSQTMLGHLSLNKQGWKEGRDKPDATNSRASEEQRTSVAKDSNSRVLPQGSKGS from the exons ATGGAAGTATGTTATCAGTTACCGGTTTTGCCTCTAGACAGGCCGGTTCCTAAACATGTTCTCAGCCGTAGAGGAGCCATTAGCTTCAGTTCCAGTTCGTCTCTTTTTGGTGGACCTGCCCCAAGACAGCTGTCCAAG AGACGAGGCGCAATCTCCTATGACAGCGAGGATCAGACAGCACTCTACATTCGCATGCTTGGTACGTATG ATGTGAGAGTCAGAAGTCAGTTGGGCTTTGAACAAGAGCGAAGAGGGTCCCATCCGTATTTGTATGTCGATTTTCGTATTTTGCACT CCCGACCTGAGTCTGCAGGACCTGTGTCTGCCAGGAATGTCCGCAGGCTGCTGAGCTTTCAGAGGTACCTCAATTCGTCACAGTTCCTCCGTGGCATCCCTGCCTCTGACCCACTAAGTTACATCCTTGATGATGACTACACTGGTCAAGCCAAG TTAATGCTCGAGAAGGTTGGAAACTGGAACtttgacattttcctttttgaCAGACTTACAAATG GGAACAGCCTTGTCAATCTGACATTTCACTTATTCAACAGTTACGGGTTAATTGAGCTCTTCCAGCTGGACATGGTTAAACTTCGACGATTTTTAG TCATGATTCAGGAGGACTATCGCAGCCAGAACCCGTACCATAATGCGGTCCACGCTGCGGACGTGACTCAAGCCATGTATTGTTACCTGCAGGAGCCCAAG CTTGCTCAGACGCTGACCTCTTGTGATCTACTGCTTGGTCTCTTGGCTGCTGCCACCCATGATCTAGACCATCCGGGTGTCAACCAGCCTTTCCTCATCAAAACAGACCATTACCTAGCAGCACTGTACAAG AATAGTTCTGTTTTGGAGAATCACCACTGGAAGTCAGCTGTGGGCCTGCTCCGAGAATCAGCCCTGCTGTCCCACCTCCCCACTGAGGACAG ATTAAGCTTGGAGGAGAGGCTTGGATCATTGATTTTGGCCACAGACATCAGCAGGCAGAATGACTACCTGTCAGAGTTCAGGTCACACTTAGACAAGGAAGATCTATGCCTCACTAATGGAGGACATCGACACTTTATCCTTCAG ATGGCTCTGAAGTGTGCAGACATCTGCAACCCCTGCCGACCATGGAAACTCTGCCAGCAGTGGAGTGAAAAAGTTACAGAAGAGTTCTTCCACCAAG GTGACATAGAAAGGAAACACAATCTTGAAGTTACCCCACTCTGTGACCGGCAGTCCAACTCTATAGCCAATATACAGATTG GTTTCATGTCATATGTGGTGGAGCCTCTGTTTTTGGAGTGGTCACGATTCTCTGACACCCGATTGTCCCAGACCATGTTGGGCCATCTGAGCCTGAACAAGCAGGGCTGGAAGGAGGGCAGGGACAAACCGGACGCTACGAATAGTAGGGCCTCAGAGGAACAGAGAACTTCTGTCGCCAAGGACTCAAACTCCAGAGTATTACCTCAGGGAAGCAAAGGGTCATGA
- the LOC105007400 gene encoding high affinity cAMP-specific 3',5'-cyclic phosphodiesterase 7A isoform X1 has protein sequence MEVCYQLPVLPLDRPVPKHVLSRRGAISFSSSSSLFGGPAPRQLSKRRGAISYDSEDQTALYIRMLGTYGDVRVRSQLGFEQERRGSHPYLYVDFRILHSRPESAGPVSARNVRRLLSFQRYLNSSQFLRGIPASDPLSYILDDDYTGQAKLMLEKVGNWNFDIFLFDRLTNGNSLVNLTFHLFNSYGLIELFQLDMVKLRRFLVMIQEDYRSQNPYHNAVHAADVTQAMYCYLQEPKLAQTLTSCDLLLGLLAAATHDLDHPGVNQPFLIKTDHYLAALYKNSSVLENHHWKSAVGLLRESALLSHLPTEDRLSLEERLGSLILATDISRQNDYLSEFRSHLDKEDLCLTNGGHRHFILQMALKCADICNPCRPWKLCQQWSEKVTEEFFHQGDIERKHNLEVTPLCDRQSNSIANIQIGFMSYVVEPLFLEWSRFSDTRLSQTMLGHLSLNKQGWKEGRDKPDATNSRASEEQRTSVAKDSNSRVLPQGSKGS, from the exons ATGGAAGTATGTTATCAGTTACCGGTTTTGCCTCTAGACAGGCCGGTTCCTAAACATGTTCTCAGCCGTAGAGGAGCCATTAGCTTCAGTTCCAGTTCGTCTCTTTTTGGTGGACCTGCCCCAAGACAGCTGTCCAAG AGACGAGGCGCAATCTCCTATGACAGCGAGGATCAGACAGCACTCTACATTCGCATGCTTGGTACGTATG GAGATGTGAGAGTCAGAAGTCAGTTGGGCTTTGAACAAGAGCGAAGAGGGTCCCATCCGTATTTGTATGTCGATTTTCGTATTTTGCACT CCCGACCTGAGTCTGCAGGACCTGTGTCTGCCAGGAATGTCCGCAGGCTGCTGAGCTTTCAGAGGTACCTCAATTCGTCACAGTTCCTCCGTGGCATCCCTGCCTCTGACCCACTAAGTTACATCCTTGATGATGACTACACTGGTCAAGCCAAG TTAATGCTCGAGAAGGTTGGAAACTGGAACtttgacattttcctttttgaCAGACTTACAAATG GGAACAGCCTTGTCAATCTGACATTTCACTTATTCAACAGTTACGGGTTAATTGAGCTCTTCCAGCTGGACATGGTTAAACTTCGACGATTTTTAG TCATGATTCAGGAGGACTATCGCAGCCAGAACCCGTACCATAATGCGGTCCACGCTGCGGACGTGACTCAAGCCATGTATTGTTACCTGCAGGAGCCCAAG CTTGCTCAGACGCTGACCTCTTGTGATCTACTGCTTGGTCTCTTGGCTGCTGCCACCCATGATCTAGACCATCCGGGTGTCAACCAGCCTTTCCTCATCAAAACAGACCATTACCTAGCAGCACTGTACAAG AATAGTTCTGTTTTGGAGAATCACCACTGGAAGTCAGCTGTGGGCCTGCTCCGAGAATCAGCCCTGCTGTCCCACCTCCCCACTGAGGACAG ATTAAGCTTGGAGGAGAGGCTTGGATCATTGATTTTGGCCACAGACATCAGCAGGCAGAATGACTACCTGTCAGAGTTCAGGTCACACTTAGACAAGGAAGATCTATGCCTCACTAATGGAGGACATCGACACTTTATCCTTCAG ATGGCTCTGAAGTGTGCAGACATCTGCAACCCCTGCCGACCATGGAAACTCTGCCAGCAGTGGAGTGAAAAAGTTACAGAAGAGTTCTTCCACCAAG GTGACATAGAAAGGAAACACAATCTTGAAGTTACCCCACTCTGTGACCGGCAGTCCAACTCTATAGCCAATATACAGATTG GTTTCATGTCATATGTGGTGGAGCCTCTGTTTTTGGAGTGGTCACGATTCTCTGACACCCGATTGTCCCAGACCATGTTGGGCCATCTGAGCCTGAACAAGCAGGGCTGGAAGGAGGGCAGGGACAAACCGGACGCTACGAATAGTAGGGCCTCAGAGGAACAGAGAACTTCTGTCGCCAAGGACTCAAACTCCAGAGTATTACCTCAGGGAAGCAAAGGGTCATGA
- the LOC105007400 gene encoding high affinity cAMP-specific 3',5'-cyclic phosphodiesterase 7A isoform X7 yields MGIVLIWSLVVFLTRWISQKRRGAISYDSEDQTALYIRMLDVRVRSQLGFEQERRGSHPYLYVDFRILHSRPESAGPVSARNVRRLLSFQRYLNSSQFLRGIPASDPLSYILDDDYTGQAKLMLEKVGNWNFDIFLFDRLTNGNSLVNLTFHLFNSYGLIELFQLDMVKLRRFLVMIQEDYRSQNPYHNAVHAADVTQAMYCYLQEPKLAQTLTSCDLLLGLLAAATHDLDHPGVNQPFLIKTDHYLAALYKNSSVLENHHWKSAVGLLRESALLSHLPTEDRLSLEERLGSLILATDISRQNDYLSEFRSHLDKEDLCLTNGGHRHFILQMALKCADICNPCRPWKLCQQWSEKVTEEFFHQGDIERKHNLEVTPLCDRQSNSIANIQIGFMSYVVEPLFLEWSRFSDTRLSQTMLGHLSLNKQGWKEGRDKPDATNSRASEEQRTSVAKDSNSRVLPQGSKGS; encoded by the exons ATGGGAATTGTACTGATCTGGTCCTTGGTTGTGTTTCTAACAAGGTGGATTTCCCAGAAG AGACGAGGCGCAATCTCCTATGACAGCGAGGATCAGACAGCACTCTACATTCGCATGCTTG ATGTGAGAGTCAGAAGTCAGTTGGGCTTTGAACAAGAGCGAAGAGGGTCCCATCCGTATTTGTATGTCGATTTTCGTATTTTGCACT CCCGACCTGAGTCTGCAGGACCTGTGTCTGCCAGGAATGTCCGCAGGCTGCTGAGCTTTCAGAGGTACCTCAATTCGTCACAGTTCCTCCGTGGCATCCCTGCCTCTGACCCACTAAGTTACATCCTTGATGATGACTACACTGGTCAAGCCAAG TTAATGCTCGAGAAGGTTGGAAACTGGAACtttgacattttcctttttgaCAGACTTACAAATG GGAACAGCCTTGTCAATCTGACATTTCACTTATTCAACAGTTACGGGTTAATTGAGCTCTTCCAGCTGGACATGGTTAAACTTCGACGATTTTTAG TCATGATTCAGGAGGACTATCGCAGCCAGAACCCGTACCATAATGCGGTCCACGCTGCGGACGTGACTCAAGCCATGTATTGTTACCTGCAGGAGCCCAAG CTTGCTCAGACGCTGACCTCTTGTGATCTACTGCTTGGTCTCTTGGCTGCTGCCACCCATGATCTAGACCATCCGGGTGTCAACCAGCCTTTCCTCATCAAAACAGACCATTACCTAGCAGCACTGTACAAG AATAGTTCTGTTTTGGAGAATCACCACTGGAAGTCAGCTGTGGGCCTGCTCCGAGAATCAGCCCTGCTGTCCCACCTCCCCACTGAGGACAG ATTAAGCTTGGAGGAGAGGCTTGGATCATTGATTTTGGCCACAGACATCAGCAGGCAGAATGACTACCTGTCAGAGTTCAGGTCACACTTAGACAAGGAAGATCTATGCCTCACTAATGGAGGACATCGACACTTTATCCTTCAG ATGGCTCTGAAGTGTGCAGACATCTGCAACCCCTGCCGACCATGGAAACTCTGCCAGCAGTGGAGTGAAAAAGTTACAGAAGAGTTCTTCCACCAAG GTGACATAGAAAGGAAACACAATCTTGAAGTTACCCCACTCTGTGACCGGCAGTCCAACTCTATAGCCAATATACAGATTG GTTTCATGTCATATGTGGTGGAGCCTCTGTTTTTGGAGTGGTCACGATTCTCTGACACCCGATTGTCCCAGACCATGTTGGGCCATCTGAGCCTGAACAAGCAGGGCTGGAAGGAGGGCAGGGACAAACCGGACGCTACGAATAGTAGGGCCTCAGAGGAACAGAGAACTTCTGTCGCCAAGGACTCAAACTCCAGAGTATTACCTCAGGGAAGCAAAGGGTCATGA
- the LOC105007400 gene encoding high affinity cAMP-specific 3',5'-cyclic phosphodiesterase 7A isoform X6 yields the protein MGIVLIWSLVVFLTRWISQKRRGAISYDSEDQTALYIRMLGDVRVRSQLGFEQERRGSHPYLYVDFRILHSRPESAGPVSARNVRRLLSFQRYLNSSQFLRGIPASDPLSYILDDDYTGQAKLMLEKVGNWNFDIFLFDRLTNGNSLVNLTFHLFNSYGLIELFQLDMVKLRRFLVMIQEDYRSQNPYHNAVHAADVTQAMYCYLQEPKLAQTLTSCDLLLGLLAAATHDLDHPGVNQPFLIKTDHYLAALYKNSSVLENHHWKSAVGLLRESALLSHLPTEDRLSLEERLGSLILATDISRQNDYLSEFRSHLDKEDLCLTNGGHRHFILQMALKCADICNPCRPWKLCQQWSEKVTEEFFHQGDIERKHNLEVTPLCDRQSNSIANIQIGFMSYVVEPLFLEWSRFSDTRLSQTMLGHLSLNKQGWKEGRDKPDATNSRASEEQRTSVAKDSNSRVLPQGSKGS from the exons ATGGGAATTGTACTGATCTGGTCCTTGGTTGTGTTTCTAACAAGGTGGATTTCCCAGAAG AGACGAGGCGCAATCTCCTATGACAGCGAGGATCAGACAGCACTCTACATTCGCATGCTTG GAGATGTGAGAGTCAGAAGTCAGTTGGGCTTTGAACAAGAGCGAAGAGGGTCCCATCCGTATTTGTATGTCGATTTTCGTATTTTGCACT CCCGACCTGAGTCTGCAGGACCTGTGTCTGCCAGGAATGTCCGCAGGCTGCTGAGCTTTCAGAGGTACCTCAATTCGTCACAGTTCCTCCGTGGCATCCCTGCCTCTGACCCACTAAGTTACATCCTTGATGATGACTACACTGGTCAAGCCAAG TTAATGCTCGAGAAGGTTGGAAACTGGAACtttgacattttcctttttgaCAGACTTACAAATG GGAACAGCCTTGTCAATCTGACATTTCACTTATTCAACAGTTACGGGTTAATTGAGCTCTTCCAGCTGGACATGGTTAAACTTCGACGATTTTTAG TCATGATTCAGGAGGACTATCGCAGCCAGAACCCGTACCATAATGCGGTCCACGCTGCGGACGTGACTCAAGCCATGTATTGTTACCTGCAGGAGCCCAAG CTTGCTCAGACGCTGACCTCTTGTGATCTACTGCTTGGTCTCTTGGCTGCTGCCACCCATGATCTAGACCATCCGGGTGTCAACCAGCCTTTCCTCATCAAAACAGACCATTACCTAGCAGCACTGTACAAG AATAGTTCTGTTTTGGAGAATCACCACTGGAAGTCAGCTGTGGGCCTGCTCCGAGAATCAGCCCTGCTGTCCCACCTCCCCACTGAGGACAG ATTAAGCTTGGAGGAGAGGCTTGGATCATTGATTTTGGCCACAGACATCAGCAGGCAGAATGACTACCTGTCAGAGTTCAGGTCACACTTAGACAAGGAAGATCTATGCCTCACTAATGGAGGACATCGACACTTTATCCTTCAG ATGGCTCTGAAGTGTGCAGACATCTGCAACCCCTGCCGACCATGGAAACTCTGCCAGCAGTGGAGTGAAAAAGTTACAGAAGAGTTCTTCCACCAAG GTGACATAGAAAGGAAACACAATCTTGAAGTTACCCCACTCTGTGACCGGCAGTCCAACTCTATAGCCAATATACAGATTG GTTTCATGTCATATGTGGTGGAGCCTCTGTTTTTGGAGTGGTCACGATTCTCTGACACCCGATTGTCCCAGACCATGTTGGGCCATCTGAGCCTGAACAAGCAGGGCTGGAAGGAGGGCAGGGACAAACCGGACGCTACGAATAGTAGGGCCTCAGAGGAACAGAGAACTTCTGTCGCCAAGGACTCAAACTCCAGAGTATTACCTCAGGGAAGCAAAGGGTCATGA
- the LOC105007400 gene encoding high affinity cAMP-specific 3',5'-cyclic phosphodiesterase 7A isoform X5 → MGIVLIWSLVVFLTRWISQKRRGAISYDSEDQTALYIRMLGTYGDVRVRSQLGFEQERRGSHPYLYVDFRILHSRPESAGPVSARNVRRLLSFQRYLNSSQFLRGIPASDPLSYILDDDYTGQAKLMLEKVGNWNFDIFLFDRLTNGNSLVNLTFHLFNSYGLIELFQLDMVKLRRFLVMIQEDYRSQNPYHNAVHAADVTQAMYCYLQEPKLAQTLTSCDLLLGLLAAATHDLDHPGVNQPFLIKTDHYLAALYKNSSVLENHHWKSAVGLLRESALLSHLPTEDRLSLEERLGSLILATDISRQNDYLSEFRSHLDKEDLCLTNGGHRHFILQMALKCADICNPCRPWKLCQQWSEKVTEEFFHQGDIERKHNLEVTPLCDRQSNSIANIQIGFMSYVVEPLFLEWSRFSDTRLSQTMLGHLSLNKQGWKEGRDKPDATNSRASEEQRTSVAKDSNSRVLPQGSKGS, encoded by the exons ATGGGAATTGTACTGATCTGGTCCTTGGTTGTGTTTCTAACAAGGTGGATTTCCCAGAAG AGACGAGGCGCAATCTCCTATGACAGCGAGGATCAGACAGCACTCTACATTCGCATGCTTGGTACGTATG GAGATGTGAGAGTCAGAAGTCAGTTGGGCTTTGAACAAGAGCGAAGAGGGTCCCATCCGTATTTGTATGTCGATTTTCGTATTTTGCACT CCCGACCTGAGTCTGCAGGACCTGTGTCTGCCAGGAATGTCCGCAGGCTGCTGAGCTTTCAGAGGTACCTCAATTCGTCACAGTTCCTCCGTGGCATCCCTGCCTCTGACCCACTAAGTTACATCCTTGATGATGACTACACTGGTCAAGCCAAG TTAATGCTCGAGAAGGTTGGAAACTGGAACtttgacattttcctttttgaCAGACTTACAAATG GGAACAGCCTTGTCAATCTGACATTTCACTTATTCAACAGTTACGGGTTAATTGAGCTCTTCCAGCTGGACATGGTTAAACTTCGACGATTTTTAG TCATGATTCAGGAGGACTATCGCAGCCAGAACCCGTACCATAATGCGGTCCACGCTGCGGACGTGACTCAAGCCATGTATTGTTACCTGCAGGAGCCCAAG CTTGCTCAGACGCTGACCTCTTGTGATCTACTGCTTGGTCTCTTGGCTGCTGCCACCCATGATCTAGACCATCCGGGTGTCAACCAGCCTTTCCTCATCAAAACAGACCATTACCTAGCAGCACTGTACAAG AATAGTTCTGTTTTGGAGAATCACCACTGGAAGTCAGCTGTGGGCCTGCTCCGAGAATCAGCCCTGCTGTCCCACCTCCCCACTGAGGACAG ATTAAGCTTGGAGGAGAGGCTTGGATCATTGATTTTGGCCACAGACATCAGCAGGCAGAATGACTACCTGTCAGAGTTCAGGTCACACTTAGACAAGGAAGATCTATGCCTCACTAATGGAGGACATCGACACTTTATCCTTCAG ATGGCTCTGAAGTGTGCAGACATCTGCAACCCCTGCCGACCATGGAAACTCTGCCAGCAGTGGAGTGAAAAAGTTACAGAAGAGTTCTTCCACCAAG GTGACATAGAAAGGAAACACAATCTTGAAGTTACCCCACTCTGTGACCGGCAGTCCAACTCTATAGCCAATATACAGATTG GTTTCATGTCATATGTGGTGGAGCCTCTGTTTTTGGAGTGGTCACGATTCTCTGACACCCGATTGTCCCAGACCATGTTGGGCCATCTGAGCCTGAACAAGCAGGGCTGGAAGGAGGGCAGGGACAAACCGGACGCTACGAATAGTAGGGCCTCAGAGGAACAGAGAACTTCTGTCGCCAAGGACTCAAACTCCAGAGTATTACCTCAGGGAAGCAAAGGGTCATGA